One stretch of Candidatus Baltobacteraceae bacterium DNA includes these proteins:
- the map gene encoding type I methionyl aminopeptidase, producing MVTLKSAREIETMRRSGKITAVVLTELMQSAKAGMTTRDLDAAAEKGILERGGLPTFKGYHGFPATICASVNDEVVHGIPGEYVLRDGDLLSIDIGTTLEGYVSDSAVTIPIGTISQKARHLLEVTQECLMIGIAQMQRGNRIGDIGAAVQRYAEKHGYGVVRELAGHGVGTAMHEEPQVPNYGKAGTGMELRPGLVLAVEPMITEGDRKVEILKDGWTVVTSDGKLAAHFEHTIAVTEDGPKILTLRNYGEHPDAAKYVPDAERIPAS from the coding sequence ATGGTCACGCTAAAGTCGGCGCGTGAGATCGAGACGATGCGGCGCAGCGGCAAGATCACCGCGGTCGTGTTGACCGAGCTGATGCAAAGCGCGAAGGCGGGAATGACGACGCGCGATCTCGATGCGGCAGCCGAGAAAGGGATCCTCGAGCGCGGCGGGTTGCCGACGTTCAAGGGGTATCACGGTTTTCCGGCCACGATCTGTGCTTCGGTGAATGACGAGGTCGTGCACGGCATTCCGGGCGAGTACGTGCTGCGCGACGGCGATCTGCTCTCGATCGACATCGGGACGACGCTCGAGGGATACGTGAGCGATTCCGCGGTGACGATTCCGATCGGCACGATCTCGCAAAAGGCGCGGCACTTGCTCGAGGTCACCCAAGAGTGCTTGATGATCGGAATCGCGCAGATGCAGCGCGGAAACCGCATCGGCGACATCGGCGCGGCGGTTCAGCGCTATGCCGAAAAGCACGGCTACGGAGTGGTCCGTGAGCTCGCCGGGCATGGGGTCGGCACGGCGATGCACGAGGAGCCGCAGGTCCCCAACTACGGTAAGGCCGGGACCGGAATGGAATTGCGCCCGGGGCTGGTGTTGGCAGTCGAGCCGATGATCACCGAGGGCGACCGGAAGGTCGAGATCCTCAAGGACGGCTGGACAGTCGTCACGTCAGATGGTAAACTCGCAGCGCACTTCGAGCACACGATTGCCGTGACCGAGGATGGTCCGAAAATCCTTACGCTTCGCAACTACGGGGAGCATCCGGACGCTGCCAAGTACGTTCCGGACGCGGAAAGGATACCGGCGAGCTGA
- the rpmJ gene encoding 50S ribosomal protein L36 encodes MKVRPSVKKICEKCKIIRREGKVRVICTVNPKHKQVQG; translated from the coding sequence ATGAAAGTCAGACCTTCGGTCAAGAAAATTTGCGAAAAGTGCAAGATCATTCGCCGCGAGGGTAAAGTGCGCGTGATCTGCACCGTCAATCCGAAGCACAAGCAAGTGCAAGGTTAA
- the rpsM gene encoding 30S ribosomal protein S13: MARIAGIDLPREKRIEIALQYIYGVGPTTAAKLLAHAGINPDTRVKDLAEDDEKKLRDAIDTLQVRVEGDLRREVQGNIKRLMDIGCYRGLRHRRGLPVRGQRTKTNARTRKGPKRTVAGKKKALTKK; the protein is encoded by the coding sequence ATGGCACGTATCGCTGGTATCGATCTTCCGCGCGAGAAGCGTATCGAGATTGCGCTGCAGTACATCTACGGCGTCGGCCCGACGACGGCGGCGAAGCTGCTCGCCCATGCGGGGATCAATCCCGACACGCGCGTGAAAGACCTCGCCGAAGACGACGAAAAGAAACTGCGTGACGCGATCGACACGCTGCAAGTGCGGGTCGAAGGTGATTTGCGGCGCGAGGTACAGGGCAACATCAAGCGGCTGATGGACATCGGCTGCTACCGCGGACTGCGTCATCGTCGCGGCCTCCCGGTTCGCGGCCAGCGCACCAAGACCAATGCGCGCACGCGCAAGGGGCCGAAACGGACCGTCGCGGGCAAGAAGAAGGCCTTAACCAAGAAATAG
- the infA gene encoding translation initiation factor IF-1, with translation MEVEGTIVEPLPNAMFRVELANGHRVLAHVSGKIRMNFIRILPGDRVLVELSPYDLTHGRITYRYK, from the coding sequence ATCGAGGTCGAGGGCACGATCGTCGAGCCTCTGCCCAATGCGATGTTTCGGGTGGAACTCGCCAACGGGCACCGTGTGTTGGCACACGTGTCGGGAAAAATCCGGATGAACTTCATCCGCATTCTTCCCGGAGATAGAGTTCTCGTGGAGCTCTCGCCCTACGATCTCACGCACGGCAGAATAACGTACCGGTATAAGTAA